Proteins co-encoded in one Ziziphus jujuba cultivar Dongzao chromosome 9, ASM3175591v1 genomic window:
- the LOC107404006 gene encoding phenylcoumaran benzylic ether reductase POP1-like, translated as MSLWVKKIGNTLERVYVSEEQLLKNIEEAPILDSLVLSVGYSIFVKGDHSNFEIEPSFGVEASELYPDVKYTTVDEYLNQFV; from the exons ATGTCTTTATGGGTGAAAAAAATTGGCAATACTCTTGAAAGGGTCTATGTTTCAGAAGAGCAACTTCTAAAGAACATTGAAG AGGCACCTATTCTAGACAGTTTGGTATTATCAGTTGGTTACTCTATATTCGTGAAAGGAGATCACTCTAACTTTGAGATCGAGCCCTCATTTGGAGTGGAAGCTTCCGAGCTTTATCCGGATGTTAAATACACAACGGTGGATGAGTACCTCAATCAGTTTGTATGA
- the LOC107404007 gene encoding phenylcoumaran benzylic ether reductase Pyrc5-like, translated as MSAKSKILVIGGMGYIGKFIVEASAKAGHETSALVRETTVSNPDKLKMVHKFQALGIKLVLGDLYDIESLVNAIKQVDVVISAVGIPQLADQIHIISAIKQAGNVKRFFPAEFGNDADRVHGEAVEPAKSAFESKAKIRRAVEGQGIPYTYVCSNYFAGCVLPIPSQPGDKVVILGDGNPKAIFNKEEDIATYIIRAVEDPRTLNKILYVKPPANIYSFNELVSLWEAKIAKSFERVYIPEDQLLHNIQEASAPLDIILSVGHSVFVKGDQTNFEIEPSFGVEASEIYPDIKYTTVDEYLNQFV; from the exons ATGTCAGCAAAGAGTAAGATCCTGGTTATTGGTGGGATGGGATACATAGGAAAGTTTATAGTTGAAGCGAGCGCAAAGGCAGGGCATGAGACATCTGCTCTGGTACGTGAAACAACGGTCTCTAACCCAGACAAGTTGAAGATGGTCCATAAATTCCAGGCATTAGGTATCAAGCTTGTGTTGGGGGATTTATACGACATTGAGAGCTTGGTGAATGCTATAAAGCAGGTGGATGTGGTTATATCCGCCGTTGGTATCCCTCAATTAGCCGATCAGATTCATATTATTTCTGCCATTAAACAAGCAGGCAATGTCAAG AGGTTCTTCCCAGCAGAATTCGGAAACGATGCGGATCGGGTTCATGGGGAAGCAGTAGAGCCAGCAAAATCAGCATTTGAGTCCAAAGCTAAAATCAGGCGTGCTGTTGAAGGGCAAGGAATTCCCTACACCTACGTTTGCTCCAATTACTTTGCTGGTTGTGTCCTTCCCATTCCATCTCAGCCTGGAGACAAAGTGGTCATTTTAGGTGATGGAAACCCAAAAG caaTTTTTAACAAGGAAGAGGACATTGCAACTTATATAATTAGAGCAGTAGAGGATCCAAGAACCTTGAACAAAATCCTCTACGTCAAACCCCCCGCCAACATCTACTCATTCAATGAGCTTGTGTCTTTGTGGGAGGCAAAGATTGCCAAATCCTTTGAGAGGGTCTACATTCCAGAGGACCAACTACTCCACAATATTCAAG AAGCTTCGGCCCCATTGGATATTATATTATCAGTTGGTCACTCAGTTTTTGTGAAAGGAGATCAGACTAACTTTGAGATCGAGCCCTCATTTGGAGTGGAAGCTTCGGAGATTTATCCAGATATTAAGTACACAACCGTGGACGAGTACCTCAACCAGTTTGTATGA
- the LOC107404005 gene encoding phenylcoumaran benzylic ether reductase Pyrc5-like: MASKSKILFIGGTGYIGKFIVAASVKAGHETLALVREATLSNPDKTQIIDNFKSLGVKFLIGDLYDKESLLNAIKQVDVVISAVGHGQYQGSIIAAIKEACNIKRFIPSEYGNDVDRVHAVEPAKSAFASRAEIRREIEAAGIPYTYVSSHFFARYHLNTGSASVWAYSSPKRQGRHLRRWKPKSYITHFSFKSLHFFSLEYLDSFA; the protein is encoded by the exons ATGGCTTCCAAGAGCAAGATCCTCTTCATCGGAGGAACAGGTTACATCGGAAAGTTCATCGTGGCGGCGAGCGTAAAGGCTGGACACGAAACCTTGGCTCTTGTGCGAGAAGCCACTCTCTCAAACCCAGACAAGACTCAGATCATCGACAACTTCAAGTCTCTTGGTGTCAAATTTTTGATCGGAGATTTGTACGACAAAGAGAGCTTGCTGAATGCGATTAAGCAGGTCGACGTGGTTATTTCGGCGGTGGGTCACGGTCAGTATCAGGGTTCGATTATTGCTGCTATCAAAGAAGCCTGCAATATCAAG AGATTTATTCCTTCGGAATATGGGAACGATGTGGATCGTGTTCATGCAGTTGAGCCGGCTAAATCAGCGTTTGCTAGCAGAGCTGAAATTCGACGTGAGATCGAAGCTGCAGGAATTCCATACACCTATGTCTCATCCCACTTCTTTGCTAGATACCACCTTAACACCGGCTCAGCCTCTGTCTGGGCTTACAGTTCCCCCAAGAGACAAGGTCGTCATCTTAGGCGATGGAAACCCAAAAGTTACATAACccatttttccttcaaatctttgcattttttttcccttgaatATCTTGATTCATTTGCATGA